Proteins from a single region of Hordeum vulgare subsp. vulgare chromosome 6H, MorexV3_pseudomolecules_assembly, whole genome shotgun sequence:
- the LOC123404201 gene encoding endoglucanase 8, with product MKKRHTPATLGGGVRCAALLLAALVMSGDVAGAASFNYKDALTKSIMFLEAQRSGKLPPDNRIKWRGDSGMEDGKLAHVDLTGGYYDAGDNVKYGLPLAFTVTTLAWAALAFKPELQAAGELKHVQEAIRWGTDYFLKCATKKNHMWVQVGDPNLDHQCWVRPENMPTPRTLYQIDDKTPGTEIAAETAAALAASAMVFRNDKNYARRLLNKAKLLYDFARTHLKTYDGECPFYCSYSGYNDELLWAATWLFLATKRQVYADFISHEAISSSVAEFSWDLKYPGAQILLAEHNMTASGGMQSYKTQADNFVCAVLPDTPFHQVFITPGGMIHLRDGANSQYVTGTAFLFVVYADWLHTAGQNVMCGATPIKPDRLREFAKQQMDYLLGANPRGRSYVVGFGANPPTQPHHRGASTPVLKPGTVVNCGMSFGDWFAPDRPNPNELTGAIMGGPDGADNFIDKRNASACTEPCTYINSLAIGALAALAGRGPNLVASH from the exons ATGAAGAAGAGACACACCCCGGCGACCCTCGGCGGCGGCGTCCGCTGCGCCGCGCTGCTCCTCGCGGCGCTGGTCATGTCCGGCGACgtcgccggcgccgcctcctTCAACTACAAGGACGCGCTCACCAAGTCGATCATGTTCCTCGAGGCGCAGCGGTCCGGGAAGCTGCCGCCCGACAACCGCATCAAGTGGCGCGGCGACTCCGGCATGGAGGATGGCAAGCTCGCCCAT GTTGATCTGACCGGCGGGTACTACGACGCCGGCGACAACGTGAAGTACGGCCTGCCGCTGGCGTTCACGGTGACGACGCTGGCGTGGGCGGCGCTGGCGTTCAAGCCGGAGCTGCAGGCGGCGGGGGAGCTGAAGCACGTGCAGGAGGCCATCCGGTGGGGCACCGACTACTTCCTCAAGTGCGCCACCAAGAAGAACCACATGTGGGTGCAGGTGGGCGACCCCAACCTAGACCACCAGTGCTGGGTCCGCCCCGAGAACATGcccaccccccgcaccctctACCAGATCGACGACAAGACCCCCGGCACCGAGATCGCCGCCGagaccgccgccgccctcgccgccTCCGCCATGGTCTTCCGCAACGACAAGAACTACGCCCGCCGCCTCCTCAACAAGGCCAAGCTGCTCTACGACTTCGCCAGGACCCACCTCAAGACCTACGACGGCGAGTGCCCCTTCTACTGCTCCTACTCGGGCTACAACGACGAGCTGCTCTGGGCGGCGACCTGGCTCTTCCTCGCCACCAAGCGCCAGGTCTACGCCGACTTCATCTCCCACGAGGCCATCTCCTCCAGCGTCGCCGAGTTCAGCTGGGACCTCAAGTACCCCGGCGCGCAGATCCTCCTCGCCGAGCACAACATGACGGCCAGCGGCGGCATGCAGAGCTACAAGACGCAGGCCGACAACTTCGTCTGCGCCGTCCTACCCGACACCCCCTTCCACCAGGTCTTCATCACCCCGGGCGGCATGATCCACCTCCGCGACGGCGCCAACTCGCAGTACGTCACCGGCACCGCCTTCCTCTTCGTCGTCTACGCCGACTGGCTCCACACAGCCGGCCAGAACGTCATGTGCGGCGCCACGCCCATCAAGCCGGACAGGCTCAGGGAGTTCGCCAAGCAGCAGATGGACTACCTCCTGGGGGCCAACCCGAGGGGGAGGTCCTACGTCGTCGGCTTCGGGGCCAACCCGCCCACGCAGCCGCACCACCGCGGCGCATCCACGCCGGTGCTCAAGCCCGGGACGGTGGTCAACTGTGGCATGAGCTTCGGCGACTGGTTCGCGCCGGACAGGCCCAACCCGAACGAGCTCACGGGGGCCATCATGGGCGGGCCAGACGGCGCCGACAACTTCATAGACAAGCGAAACGCGTCGGCGTGCACCGAGCCCTGCACCTACATCAACTCCCTCGCCATCGGCGCGCTCGCCGCGCTCGCCGGACGCGGCCCCAACCTCGTCGCCTCCCACTGA